A single Cucumis melo cultivar AY chromosome 4, USDA_Cmelo_AY_1.0, whole genome shotgun sequence DNA region contains:
- the LOC103490066 gene encoding inorganic phosphate transporter 1-4: MGNDQLQVLNALDVAKTQWYHFTAIIIAGMGFFTDAYDLFCISLVTKLLGRIYYHVDGALKPGTLPPNVAAAVNGVAFVGTLAGQLFFGWLGDKMGRKRVYGMTLMLMVICSIGSGLSFGHNSHSVMTTLCFFRFWLGFGIGGDYPLSATIMSEYSNKKTRGAFVAAVFAMQGFGILGGGMFAIIISLGFKAKFDAPPYEVDPIKSTVPQADFIWRIVLMVGALPAALTYYWRMKMPETARYTALVAKDTTQAASDMSKVLQMEIEAEAQKPAAQTPKENASPSAYGLFSKEFLHRHGTHLLGTTSTWFLLDIAFYSQNLFQKDIFSAIGWIPPAATMNAIEEVFRIARAQTLIALCSTVPGYWFTVAFIDKMGRFAIQLMGFFFMTVFMFALAIPYHHWTLKDNRIGFVVLYSLTFFFANFGPNATTFVVPAEIFPARFRSTCHGISSASGKLGAMVGAFGFLYLAQNPDKNKTDAGYPPGIGVKNSLLLLGGLNFLGILFTFLVPEAKGKSLEEMSGENEDGTIGEMGGQTSSSATVSHV; this comes from the coding sequence ATGGGGAATGACCAATTACAAGTATTAAATGCACTTGACGTAGCTAAAACACAATGGTATCACTTTACAGCAATCATCATCGCTGGAATGGGATTCTTCACTGATGCATATGATCTATTTTGTATTTCTCTTGTAACCAAATTACTTGGAAGAATATATTATCATGTTGATGGTGCATTAAAGCCAGGGACATTGCCTCCAAATGTTGCTGCTGCTGTTAATGGCGTGGCATTTGTTGGAACATTAGCCGGACAACTCTTCTTTGGTTGGTTGGGTGACAAAATGGGAAGAAAAAGGGTTTATGGCATGACTCTAATGCTAATGGTTATATGTTCTATAGGCTCAGGACTTTCTTTTGGCCACAATTCTCATTCTGTCATGACTACGCTTTGCTTCTTTCGATTCTGGCTCGGTTTCGGTATTGGTGGTGATTATCCTCTTTCGGCAACGATCATGTCGGAGTATTCTAATAAGAAGACCCGTGGTGCATTCGTTGCTGCAGTTTTTGCTATGCAGGGGTTTGGAATTTTGGGTGGAGGTATGTTTGCTATTATCATATCTTTGGGATTTAAGGCTAAGTTTGATGCTCCACCTTACGAAGTTGATCCAATTAAATCAACTGTGCCACAAGCTGATTTTATTTGGAGGATAGTTCTAATGGTTGGAGCTCTTCCTGCTGCTCTTACTTACTATTGGAGAATGAAAATGCCTGAAACAGCACGATACACGGCTCTTGTCGCGAAAGATACAACTCAAGCTGCATCAGATATGTCTAAAGTTTTGCAAATGGAGATTGAGGCAGAAGCACAAAAGCCTGCTGCTCAAACTCCAAAGGAAAATGCGAGCCCAAGTGCATATGGCTTGTTCTCTAAAGAGTTTTTGCATCGCCATGGAACTCATTTACTTGGAACTACAAGTACTTGGTTTTTACTTGATATTGCATTCTACAGTCAAAACTTGTTTCAAAAAGATATCTTTAGTGCAATTGGATGGATTCCTCCAGCAGCCACTATGAATGCAATTGAAGAAGTTTTTAGAATAGCCAGAGCTCAAACACTCATTGCTCTCTGTAGTACTGTCCCTGGCTATTGGTTCACAGTGGCTTTCATTGACAAAATGGGAAGATTTGCCATTCAACTCATGGGATTCTTCTTCATGACCGTCTTCATGTTTGCTTTAGCCATTCCCTACCATCATTGGACTCTAAAAGACAACCGAATTGGCTTCGTGGTCCTCTACTCACTAACGTTCTTCTTTGCAAATTTTGGACCGAATGCAACAACTTTCGTCGTCCCAGCTGAAATCTTTCCAGCACGATTTCGTTCTACTTGTCACGGTATATCATCGGCATCCGGGAAGCTTGGAGCTATGGTGGGTGCATTTGGCTTTCTATATTTGGCTCAAAACCCGGACAAGAACAAAACAGATGCAGGATATCCTCCTGGCATTGGTGTCAAGAACTCGCTTCTATTGTTGGGTGGACTTAACTTTTTGGGAATTTTGTTTACTTTTCTTGTGCCTGAAGCTAAGGGAAAATCATTGGAAGAAATGTCCGGTGAGAATGAAGATGGAACCATTGGGGAAATGGGGGGTCAAACATCTTCTAGTGCTACAGTTTCACATGTTTAA